One window of the Hoplias malabaricus isolate fHopMal1 chromosome Y, fHopMal1.hap1, whole genome shotgun sequence genome contains the following:
- the LOC136678597 gene encoding gamma-crystallin C-like: MNIFTKVPGLAQQTSKLGSVLQRAFYGSSGRVTLFEQRNFAGRRLDLSSDCQKLSDKNFPERCNSVQVESGAWVGYEHENFRGRQYLWDMSDRGEYNCTEKWCAQVDRVSSVRSVRQDTNSPRAQLFERPGFSGKRIEVQEDIPNLMTRYSLNRASSLRVLGGAWVVYQEPNYRGAYYVLEKKDYNNFSDWGAQSSTVGSIRRVRFS, from the exons ATGAACATCTTTACTAAGGTCCCCGGATTAGCCCAACAAACCAG CAAGCTGGGGTCTGTGCTCCAACGTGCCTTTTACGGGTCCAGCGGGAGG GTGACCCTTTTCGAGCAAAGGAACTTTGCCGGCCGGCGGCTGGACCTGAGCTCGGACTGTCAGAAACTAAGTGACAAGAACTTCCCTGAAAGATGCAACTCTGTGCAGGTGGAGAGTGGAGC CTGGGTGGGCTATGAGCATGAGAACTTCCGTGGGCGACAGTACTTGTGGGACATGTCAGACAGGGGCGAATATAACTGCACAGAAAAGTGGTGTGCCCAGGTTGACCGTGTCTCTTCTGTACGCTCTGTGAGACAG GACACAAACTCTCCCCGTGCCCAGCTTTTTGAAAGGCCAGGTTTCTCTGGGAAAAGGATTGAGGTTCAGGAAGATATCCCCAACCTGATGACCCGGTACAGCCTCAACAGAGCCTCATCCCTCAGAGTGCTGGGTGGAGC CTGGGTGGTGTACCAGGAGCCCAACTACAGAGGAGCCTACTATGTCCTGGAGAAGAAAGACTACAATAATTTCTCCGACTGGGGGGCTCAGAGCAGCACCGTGGGCTCCATACGCAGGGTTCGTTTCAGCTGA
- the LOC136678595 gene encoding lactase-like protein codes for MAQCRLLRVCYVLTLVLRMSATEDFDWTKNEMGSFYYGTFPTGFSWGAGSSAYQTEGAWDKDGKGMSIWDVFSHKKGKIFLNDTGDASCDGYYKVKDDILLMKDLKLNHYRFSISWPRILPSGIKSEKINEKGLQFYDNLINTLLEHQITPIVTLYHWDLPQVLQEKYGGWQNSSMVSYFNDYANLCFERFGNRVKYWITFNNPWSIAVEGYETGEHAPGLRLRGTGAYKAAHNIIKAHAKVWHTYDTQWRNKQKGLVGISLSTEWGEPVDITNQRDIEAADRYVQFYLGWFATPLFNGDYPQVMKDYIGKKSAQQGLSSSRLPTFNPQEKSYIKGTCDFLGIGHFTTRYITQKNFPSNRGNSYFTDRDLAELVDPRWPDPGSEWLYSVPWGFRRLLNFVKSQYGNPMIYVTENGVSEKMICTDLCDEWRMQYFKDYINEMLKAVNDGVNVKGYTAWSLLDKFEWDEGYSERFGLYYVDFRSKNKARYPKASVQYYKRIISSNGFPNQREIESWKRKATETCTSSNQLLAADPLTSHMEMVTEIVVPTVCTLCILISAVFLMFLLRGRL; via the exons ATGGCACAGTGCAGACTGCTGAGAGTGTGCTATGTTCTCACGCTGGTGCTGCGCATGTCTGCCACTGAGGATTTTGACTGGACCAAGAATGAGATGGGATCCTTCTACTATGGCACTTTCCCCACTG GATTTTCTTGGGGTGCTGGAAGCTCAGCATATCAGACAGAGGGAGCATGGGACAAAGATGGCAAAGGCATGAGTATTTGGGATGTGTTCTCCCACAAGAAAGGAAAAATCTTCCTGAATGACACTGGAGATGCCTCCTGTGATGGCTACTACAAAGTCAAG GATGATATACTGCTAATGAAAGACCTGAAACTGAATCACTATCGCTTCTCTATTTCCTGGCCAAGGATTCTGCCCAGTGGAATAAAGT CCGAGAAAATCAATGAGAAGGGACTACAGTTCTATGACAACCTCATCAATACCCTCCTGGAGCATCAGATCACCCCTATTGTAACCCTCTATCATTGGGATCTGCCCCAg GTTCTTCAGGAGAAATACGGTGGATGGCAGAACAGTAGCATGGTCAGTTATTTTAATGACTATGCCAACTTGTGCTTTGAGAGATTCGGTAATCGTGTGAAATATTGGATCACCTTCAACAACCCATGG TCAATTGCAGTTGAGGGCTATGAGACTGGTGAACATGCTCCTGGACTTAGACTGAGGGGCACTGGCGCCTACAAGGCTGCCCACAACATCATTAAG GCACACGCTAAGGTTTGGCACACTTATGACACCCAGTGGCGGAACAAGCAGAAAG GTTTGGtgggtatctctctctctactgaatGGGGAGAGCCAGTGGACATCACAAACCAGAGAGACATTGAAGCAGCAGATAGATATGTGCAGTTCTACTTGGGTTGGTTTGCAACACCACTCTTCAATGGAGACTATCCTCAAGTGATGAAGGACTATATAGGCAA AAAGAGTGCTCAGCAGGGCCTGAGCAGCTCCCGTCTGCCCACATTTAACCCACAGGAGAAGAGCTACATTAAAGGCACCTGTGACTTCCTAGGCATTGGGCACTTCACTACTCGCTACATTACACAGAAAAACTTCCCCTCCAACCGTGGAAACAGTTACTTTACTGACCGGGACTTGGCTGAGCTAGTGGACCCTCGCTGGCCCGATCCTGGATCTGAATGGCTGTACTCAGTTCCATGGGGCTTCCGTCGGCTGCTCAACTTTGTAAAG agCCAGTATGGAAACCCTATGATTTATGTGACAGAAAATGGAGTCTCAGAGAAGATGATTTGTACTGATTTATGTGATGAATGGAGAATGCAGTACTTTAAGGATTATATCAATGAAATGCTTAAAG CTGTTAATGATGGGGTAAATGTGAAAGGATACACTGCGTGGTCTCTGCTTGATAAGTTTGAATGGGATGAGGGCTACTCTGAAAGGTTTGGCCTGTACTACGTGGAtttcaggagcaaaaataaagcAAGATACCCAAAAGCCTCAGTTCAGTACTACAAACGTATCATCAGCTCTAATGGCTTCCCCAATCAGAGAGAG ATTGAAAGCTGGAAAAGGAAAGCAACAGAAACATGCACCTCCAGCAACCAGCTTCTAGCAGCAG ATCCACTGACCAGCCACATGGAGATGGTGACAGAGATAGTAGTTCCCACTGTGTGCACTCTCTGTATTCTCATCAGTGCTGTTTTCCTAATGTTTCTGCTGAGAGGTCGCCTCTAG